A part of Stigmatella erecta genomic DNA contains:
- a CDS encoding DUF5985 family protein codes for MAEAVYILCALTSLACAVLLLRGYGRSRTRLLLWSGLCFVWLAVSNVLLFLDLVIFPEGDLAVWRSASALVGIGTLLYGLIWDSP; via the coding sequence ATGGCTGAGGCGGTCTACATCCTGTGTGCCCTGACGAGCCTGGCGTGCGCGGTGCTGCTGCTGCGCGGCTATGGGCGCTCGCGGACGCGGCTGCTCCTGTGGAGCGGGCTGTGCTTCGTGTGGCTGGCGGTGAGCAACGTGCTGCTCTTCCTGGATCTGGTCATCTTCCCCGAAGGGGACCTGGCCGTCTGGCGCAGCGCCAGCGCGCTGGTGGGCATTGGCACGCTGCTCTATGGGCTCATCTGGGACTCGCCCTAG